One part of the Lapillicoccus jejuensis genome encodes these proteins:
- a CDS encoding right-handed parallel beta-helix repeat-containing protein — translation MRSCTPSRLRPADATRRSVRGALALTLGLAVTGLGLGALPAQAAGTAGGGPVVSDPSSLVARTGAPGYGDPTTAPLRVVPVSTTDGLVAALKAAKPGDHLRLASGTYTGPFDVRFGGTLANPVVVEPAAGASVTLTSDVPMPTCGALGPDQDRTLTITASHVVFRNLSIVNGARVSGANYDAVQQWQSAAIANGDYLDRRDVPGSAAFDPVAQRTLGAYFSTMLGKPVVPATDVQIVGSTLTGKGVFARGLSYSVFSGNTFSGIHCGTGPAIWLSNYSAGSVISGNDIADVAASTVKHFMQEGIRLGNGSDYNAVTGNVVHDLAVGGRAFTTDQDASFNLFANNTASKVDIGFNEQMSAWGNTWTHNVVDGATTAGFSIRMQDGRFDQPSLNSSSWSSSMTCNVSRNAAVDWAAGGIGKGTFAHNDFRSFSVNKRVSAYFGSAGNTWNGAPTAPKTGVTQPDLNGC, via the coding sequence ATGCGCTCCTGCACCCCTTCGCGCCTCCGTCCCGCCGACGCCACCCGCCGCTCCGTGCGCGGCGCGCTCGCCCTGACCCTGGGCCTCGCGGTCACCGGCCTCGGCCTCGGCGCCCTGCCCGCCCAGGCGGCCGGCACCGCCGGCGGCGGCCCGGTCGTCTCCGACCCGAGCTCGCTGGTGGCCCGCACCGGCGCCCCGGGGTACGGCGACCCCACGACGGCCCCCCTGCGCGTCGTCCCGGTCAGCACGACCGACGGCCTCGTCGCGGCGCTCAAGGCGGCCAAGCCCGGCGACCACCTGCGCCTCGCCTCCGGCACCTACACCGGCCCGTTCGACGTCCGCTTCGGCGGCACGCTGGCCAACCCGGTCGTCGTCGAGCCCGCCGCGGGAGCGAGCGTCACCCTCACCTCCGACGTGCCGATGCCGACCTGCGGCGCCCTCGGCCCGGACCAGGACCGCACGCTGACGATCACCGCCAGCCACGTCGTCTTCCGCAACCTCTCGATCGTCAACGGCGCCCGCGTCTCCGGCGCGAACTACGACGCGGTCCAGCAGTGGCAGTCGGCGGCCATCGCCAACGGCGACTACCTCGACCGCCGCGACGTGCCCGGCTCCGCGGCGTTCGACCCGGTGGCCCAGCGCACCCTCGGCGCCTACTTCTCGACGATGCTCGGCAAGCCGGTCGTGCCGGCCACCGACGTGCAGATCGTCGGCTCGACCCTGACCGGCAAGGGCGTCTTCGCCCGCGGCCTGTCCTACAGCGTCTTCTCCGGCAACACCTTCTCGGGCATCCACTGCGGCACGGGCCCGGCCATCTGGCTCTCGAACTACTCCGCCGGTTCGGTGATCTCCGGCAACGACATCGCCGACGTCGCCGCCTCGACGGTCAAGCACTTCATGCAGGAGGGCATCCGCCTCGGCAACGGCTCGGACTACAACGCCGTCACGGGCAACGTCGTCCACGACCTCGCCGTCGGCGGCCGCGCCTTCACCACCGACCAGGACGCGTCCTTCAACCTCTTCGCCAACAACACCGCCAGCAAGGTCGACATCGGCTTCAACGAGCAGATGTCCGCCTGGGGCAACACGTGGACCCACAACGTCGTCGACGGCGCGACCACGGCCGGCTTCTCGATCCGCATGCAGGACGGCCGGTTCGACCAGCCCTCGCTCAACAGCAGCTCGTGGTCCTCGAGCATGACCTGCAACGTCTCGCGCAACGCGGCGGTCGACTGGGCCGCCGGCGGCATCGGCAAGGGCACCTTCGCCCACAACGACTTCCGCAGCTTCAGCGTCAACAAGCGGGTCTCGGCCTACTTCGGCTCCGCCGGCAACACCTGGAACGGCGCCCCGACCGCCCCGAAGACGGGCGTCACCCAGCCCGACCTGAACGGCTGCTGA